The DNA segment CTGGGTAGGTCCTTCAGTTTGCAACTACACAGGTGTGTTCTGTGCTCCCTCACTTGATGACCCTAAAGTGACAGTTGTGGCTGGCATTGACCTTAACTTCGCAGACTTAGCAGGGTTCCTACCCAATGAAATAGGCCTTCTATCAGACCTTGCAGTCCTTCATCTCAGCAACAACCGTTTCTGTGGAATCCTCCCAAAGTCCTTCACAAACCTAACTCTACTCTATGAGCTTGATCTTAGCAACAACAGATTTGTAGGACCTTTTCCTTTGGTTGTGTTTTCCCTTCCTTTGCTCAAATACCTCGACCTTCGCTACAACGAGTTCGAAGGGCCGTTGCCTCCTCAACTCTTCAACAACACCATTGATGCAATCTTTGTTAACAACAACCGCTTCATAAGCACTATTCCACCAAACTTAGGAAAAATCTCAGCTTCTGTCCTTGTCTTTGCCAACAACAAATTTGGAGGGTGTCTTCCAGAAAGCATAGTGAACTTTGCTGACACTTTGGAGGAGCTTGTGCTAATCAACACAAGCTTGTCAGGGTGTTTGCCACAACAACTAGGGTTTCTCTACAAACTAAGAGTGTTGGATGTGAGTTTCAATAGCATTGTTGGCCCTATACCTTATAGCCTTTCAGGGTTGTCTCACTTGGAGCAATTGAATTTGGGGCATAACATGATGAGTGGCACTGTCCCTGTGGGGGTTTGTGAGTTGCCAAACTTGGCAAACTTCACTTTCTCTTACAACTTCTTCTGTGAGGAAGAGGGTATTTGTAAGAACTTGACATCAAAGAGGATAGTGTTTGATGATAGGAGGAACTGTTTGCCAGAGAAGCCATTGCAGAGGAGTGAAAAGGAATGCAAGGCAAAACTTGAACACCCAGTTGATTGCTCTGAGCTTTGTTGTGTTGTTGGgagcaataataataatgtctcTGCTGCTGGCTCAGTGGCTGTTCCACCTGCAGCAGCAGCAATGCCTGTGTCTGCACCTCTTCTTGCACCAAGCCACCCTTAAGCAAgcgtttgttttttgttttttgtgttgatatgaataggaaaaataaagttCAAATTTGAGTTAGGGAGTCATTTTGTACATATAAAGTGGTTGGTGTGTTAAATGTGTCTGTATTCTGTTGTGTCATGCGTCTTATTCCTTGTAAAGTGTTTGTATTTGACAGGAAATGAGCAAGTTCATAGATGTCATCTCTCGTTATGTGGAAATACTAGGTTCAAAGTAGACCACTCTATCTGGGGCAGAActtttattagtaattttaaaaaccGGATGGTGGTTTATCGGTGGAGATACTGGATTGATGGATTTTCGGTCGTACTAGTAACTCAATAGTGGTACTGCACGAATTGGTATAAGTAacatataatataagtatatgtattaattatgttatgaGTTTAAGAACTAATCATGATAATTTGGTGGTAACTTGATCCACTAGATAAACTATTGGTCCTTGATTCAATTCTTGAGTGTATTCTAATTTTGTCTTTTCATTAGTTTTGGTCTAATCAAACTAATTTTCTGGTTCAACTTAACCAGATCACTAGTTTAACCATAGATCTAGTTAGGTTAAATTGAATTGCACCAAATCAAACCAAGTCAACTACGTGACAATGAGCAATCAGACTCAATTAGACCTTTGATTTGTAGTTGAGCATGTTGGATCGACTTTAAAACTATGTTTttccttcatttaaaaaatcgtggttctttcatttttatgagattacttaatgaaaaaaagtttgttttccattattttttctttacattCTCATTTACATTCAAgatatattagaaaataaagaaaaataagtatttcatacatggatatttttaatatgcGTATAGAGAGATGTATATAGTGAAGACGTTTTTTTCTCCTGTTCGgagaatgaaaataataaatattgaagaaaataggttatatattaataatataaaattatattattattcaattataaattatcatttaacttgtttatttttataataattattttaaaagtggtatcaattatgatttttgattgattgtgtgAAAGCTTTTGCACTTTTAGTGATTAAACTCGAGATATTAATCACCAGATCTTATCataaataatcaagatcaaaacaaacaagttatgtgagttttttttttaagtcacgTAATTCTTAAGTGATAATTTTACCATTCATTTTTTCACCATGGTATGTTTATCACCATTGCTCCACCATTTTGTGTTTAAATTTTGTGTTAATTGTTCTTGTTCTGTCTTCTACGGTGGCAAAGAGGAATGATCAACTTTATTCAAATATCAGGTAACTTATTACATATCAGtgctaaattgaaattttacctattattttatctttatatggtcccaatttctttttataacaCGATCACCttgttaaatttgatattatttttacgTAAAAAATgtagttttatttaaataaaaagtacataAAACCGTGTGTGGGAAAACAAACTTGCTAGCACTAATGGAAAATAAAGAGATGAACCAAAAGCTCAGGATGGATGTCAAAAGATCATCATAATGAATTTCTAATGTACAACTTGATATTGATACATAACCagtgaaagaaaaaggaaaaaaaaaaggtctaaAATTATAACAATGCTGCATGATACAACTGTGAGAAGTATCGTATTTCAGTATTGTACTGAAGGTGCAATTATACGGAATATGGATTCAATCCCAACCTGCAaagcacaagaaaaaaaattgtaaaatgcaAATTTAACAGTTAACATGAAATCATGTTATTGACTACCATTGGACTCTAGATATGGCAAAGActagaaaattaagtaaatgtTAAGTTCAATTTGGAACAGAATCACAAAAGTACCCTTATATTTTCACAAacgaagatatatatatatatatatatatatatatatatatatatatatatatatatatatttcctgtTTTAAAAAGTAACTAGTTATGTGTCATtgtctttaaaattatgtaCAAGAGCTCTAATCTTAACATATGGAATCagaagaaaaaatcaaattacaaatttttgcTGAGATGAGGTGTCATTCTCTTGCACCAGATTAAATAGTGTAAAacatttttacattatcattcaattacaaaacactatgtataaaatttttattgacttttacaATAATCACCTTAAAAGTTATACCGACTATATTTTCAAACAGATTAACcgtgtaaaattattttctctaacaatgcataaaaattaaagtcaataat comes from the Glycine soja cultivar W05 chromosome 6, ASM419377v2, whole genome shotgun sequence genome and includes:
- the LOC114417190 gene encoding leucine-rich repeat extensin-like protein 4, whose protein sequence is MASASASYSFTISVLFLIFVHLSCFINNLNAKHTNASSHNHHHKHQHTQNPSLNTRLHMAFLGLQAWKQVIYSDPNNFTSNWVGPSVCNYTGVFCAPSLDDPKVTVVAGIDLNFADLAGFLPNEIGLLSDLAVLHLSNNRFCGILPKSFTNLTLLYELDLSNNRFVGPFPLVVFSLPLLKYLDLRYNEFEGPLPPQLFNNTIDAIFVNNNRFISTIPPNLGKISASVLVFANNKFGGCLPESIVNFADTLEELVLINTSLSGCLPQQLGFLYKLRVLDVSFNSIVGPIPYSLSGLSHLEQLNLGHNMMSGTVPVGVCELPNLANFTFSYNFFCEEEGICKNLTSKRIVFDDRRNCLPEKPLQRSEKECKAKLEHPVDCSELCCVVGSNNNNVSAAGSVAVPPAAAAMPVSAPLLAPSHP